A genomic segment from Desulfomicrobium apsheronum encodes:
- a CDS encoding DUF2254 domain-containing protein, whose product MWDHLSFIIKQFRERLWIKPLIVCVLSIAAVFLANLMDMTQLGRFLPEITEESTETLLRIMASSMLMMATFAVASMVAAYSSASRSATPRSFPLIIADDVSQNALSVFIGAFIFSVVALVAMMNGLYVGRSSHFILFSLTIVVFAIVIVTFIRWVDNIARLGRLGHTITKVEAAAAEAIRKRQSAPRLGGVAAFGPPDAGRAVFGAIGYVQHVDIAALQARAVQSQLRIVVAALPGTFCTPDRPVAWVIRETTDSVSDEDAKAIADTFVIGDSRSFDQDPRFGLVVLSEIASRALSPAVNDPGTAIGVTGTLVRLFAMWNERGKEDDVYAVQFDRVAVPELSLADMFDDAFTGIARDGAGNVEVVVWLLKALGSLAVTGDATMRDNALRHARLAVVRAVKALEISEDITAVREAAKYAI is encoded by the coding sequence ATGTGGGATCACCTGAGTTTCATAATCAAACAATTCCGTGAGCGATTATGGATCAAGCCGCTCATCGTATGCGTGCTGTCCATTGCCGCAGTTTTTCTGGCCAATCTCATGGACATGACGCAGCTTGGCCGTTTTTTGCCGGAGATCACTGAGGAGTCGACCGAAACTTTGCTCAGGATCATGGCGTCGAGCATGTTGATGATGGCCACGTTTGCCGTGGCCTCGATGGTGGCCGCTTATTCGTCGGCAAGCAGGTCCGCGACGCCCCGTTCTTTTCCGCTCATCATCGCCGATGACGTGTCGCAGAATGCGCTCTCGGTATTCATCGGCGCATTCATCTTCAGCGTGGTCGCGCTTGTTGCGATGATGAACGGGCTTTATGTCGGAAGGAGCAGTCACTTTATCCTGTTCTCACTGACAATAGTTGTGTTCGCAATCGTCATTGTCACCTTCATCCGATGGGTCGATAACATCGCCCGCCTCGGCCGGTTGGGGCACACGATCACCAAGGTGGAGGCGGCGGCCGCAGAGGCGATTCGGAAGCGACAGTCGGCACCACGCCTTGGCGGCGTCGCGGCGTTCGGTCCCCCGGATGCGGGCCGGGCGGTCTTTGGAGCCATCGGGTACGTACAGCATGTTGACATCGCAGCATTGCAAGCGAGGGCGGTGCAGTCGCAACTGAGAATTGTTGTGGCGGCGTTGCCCGGCACCTTTTGCACCCCAGACCGCCCTGTTGCGTGGGTCATCCGGGAGACGACGGACAGCGTGTCCGACGAGGACGCCAAAGCAATCGCCGACACGTTCGTGATTGGCGATTCAAGGAGCTTTGATCAGGATCCGCGATTCGGGCTGGTGGTCCTTTCGGAGATCGCCAGTCGCGCGCTTTCGCCTGCGGTCAATGATCCGGGCACCGCCATCGGCGTCACGGGCACACTTGTGCGCCTGTTTGCAATGTGGAACGAGCGCGGCAAGGAGGATGACGTTTACGCGGTGCAGTTCGACCGTGTTGCGGTGCCGGAATTGTCCCTGGCAGACATGTTCGACGACGCTTTTACCGGGATCGCGCGAGACGGAGCGGGCAATGTCGAAGTGGTGGTCTGGCTACTCAAGGCCCTCGGATCCCTCGCCGTAACTGGGGACGCAACAATGCGCGACAACGCGCTGCGACACGCCCGTCTCGCAGTGGTTCGCGCCGTGAAGGCACTGGAAATTTCCGAAGATATCACAGCCGTACGAGAGGCAGCCAAATATGCAATTTGA
- a CDS encoding SufB/SufD family protein, whose amino-acid sequence MLNAIDRRVLKEVAELEGIPKGAYNIRKNGKLLGREVSANINIETNEKGDGIIIDIKPGTVNESVHIPVILSQAGLHDTVYNTFIVGEGADVTIIAGCGIHCGGKESEGHSGIHEFQIKAGAKVKYVEKHIALGDGTGRRILNPTTKVFMAENAQVEMELTQLGGVDEAKRFNEAKIGAGSVLLITERVMTDGEQVAESRNEIELIGTDSKANIVSRSVIKGNSSQDFYVNLTAFAKCYGHIECDAIIMDNGRNQTIPALRALHPDAEMTHEASIGKIANDQLMKLMSLGLDYDAAVNRIIQGFLK is encoded by the coding sequence ATGCTCAATGCTATCGATAGGCGGGTGTTAAAGGAAGTGGCGGAACTCGAAGGAATTCCAAAAGGCGCTTATAATATTCGGAAAAACGGTAAGCTTCTGGGACGCGAGGTCTCCGCCAATATCAATATCGAAACAAACGAAAAAGGCGATGGAATCATCATTGATATAAAGCCTGGAACGGTGAATGAGTCCGTTCACATTCCGGTTATATTATCCCAGGCAGGTCTTCATGATACGGTCTACAATACATTTATTGTCGGGGAAGGAGCGGATGTAACCATTATCGCTGGATGCGGCATCCATTGCGGGGGCAAGGAATCCGAAGGCCACTCCGGCATCCATGAATTTCAGATCAAGGCGGGTGCAAAAGTCAAATATGTGGAAAAGCATATCGCTCTTGGTGACGGTACGGGCCGGCGTATTTTAAATCCCACCACAAAAGTTTTCATGGCGGAAAACGCCCAAGTGGAAATGGAACTGACTCAGTTGGGTGGGGTGGATGAAGCCAAGCGCTTCAATGAAGCTAAAATCGGCGCGGGCAGCGTGCTGCTCATCACCGAACGGGTGATGACCGACGGAGAGCAAGTGGCTGAATCCAGAAATGAAATTGAACTGATCGGAACTGACAGCAAGGCGAATATCGTTTCCCGTTCCGTTATAAAAGGCAATTCCAGCCAGGATTTTTACGTCAACCTGACGGCATTTGCCAAATGCTATGGTCATATAGAATGCGATGCCATCATCATGGACAATGGCAGAAACCAGACGATCCCGGCCCTGCGCGCACTGCACCCGGATGCTGAAATGACGCACGAAGCGTCTATCGGCAAAATCGCCAACGACCAGCTGATGAAGCTTATGAGCCTCGGACTTGATTATGATGCTGCGGTTAACCGGATTATACAGGGTTTTTTGAAATAA
- a CDS encoding ABC transporter ATP-binding protein, producing MLELKNITYRVPESDTDAQSPSDRTIIHDLSFTFEAGGFYAITGPNGSGKTTLAKLIMGINEITSGKIIFNGSDISKLPIHERSKAGIVYGFQHPARFKGTTFRDLLSIAAGSDDEEKLIEIISRVGVCSLEFLDKRVDSKLSGGEIKKIELATVIAKNPKVAIYDEPDTGIDLWTIGPMVELLKREQRENKTTTIVVSHNKAFLEAADTLLLIKDGEIGYSGDLAGAVSILEDSSVCKFNELCQGEENAQCYR from the coding sequence ATGTTGGAATTAAAAAATATTACGTACAGAGTCCCAGAATCAGATACCGACGCCCAAAGTCCGTCTGATCGGACCATTATCCATGATTTGAGTTTTACGTTTGAAGCTGGCGGATTCTACGCCATAACCGGACCCAATGGGTCGGGCAAAACCACTCTGGCCAAGCTGATCATGGGGATCAATGAAATTACATCCGGAAAGATAATTTTTAACGGTTCCGATATCAGCAAGCTTCCCATTCATGAACGGTCCAAAGCAGGCATTGTGTATGGATTTCAGCATCCGGCCCGATTCAAGGGGACGACTTTTCGGGATCTGCTATCGATTGCCGCCGGATCTGATGACGAAGAAAAACTCATTGAGATCATTTCCAGGGTGGGCGTCTGCTCTCTGGAGTTTCTGGACAAACGTGTGGACAGCAAACTGTCTGGCGGAGAAATCAAAAAAATCGAACTGGCCACGGTAATTGCTAAAAATCCAAAAGTGGCAATCTATGATGAACCGGACACCGGTATTGATCTTTGGACCATCGGTCCAATGGTGGAGTTGCTCAAACGCGAACAGAGAGAAAACAAAACAACCACTATTGTAGTGAGTCATAACAAAGCATTTCTTGAAGCCGCCGATACGCTTTTGTTGATCAAAGACGGAGAAATCGGTTATTCCGGTGATCTGGCTGGTGCGGTATCGATACTTGAGGATTCGAGTGTCTGTAAATTCAATGAATTGTGTCAAGGAGAAGAGAATGCTCAATGCTATCGATAG
- a CDS encoding hemerythrin domain-containing protein, producing the protein MKAVDELRNEHQGIERMLRILQSIAGKLAKDEQIVSGQLDGIMEFLSVFIDECHHGKEEEILFPALEAAGVPCEGGPIGDLLGEHEQGRKLVARLKKSVESYTSGDMASAADVQVIINEYVGLMIQHIEKENKGLFLMAESKLDIAKDHEIIEAFDTLERERIGLGKHDEFHALLDKLYVEYLQ; encoded by the coding sequence ATGAAAGCAGTAGATGAACTCAGAAATGAACATCAAGGGATAGAGCGCATGCTTAGGATTCTACAGTCCATAGCGGGCAAACTTGCAAAGGATGAACAGATCGTAAGTGGGCAGCTTGATGGTATCATGGAATTTTTGTCGGTTTTTATCGACGAGTGCCATCATGGCAAGGAAGAGGAAATCTTGTTTCCGGCTTTGGAAGCCGCAGGGGTGCCGTGTGAAGGTGGGCCGATAGGGGATTTGTTGGGTGAGCACGAACAAGGTCGTAAGCTTGTTGCAAGACTTAAGAAATCTGTGGAGAGCTATACATCTGGAGATATGGCATCCGCAGCAGACGTTCAGGTAATTATTAATGAATATGTAGGACTGATGATACAGCATATCGAGAAAGAAAACAAAGGGCTTTTTTTGATGGCAGAATCAAAACTCGATATTGCTAAAGATCATGAAATTATTGAGGCTTTTGATACGCTCGAAAGAGAACGTATAGGATTAGGTAAGCATGATGAGTTTCATGCTCTTTTGGATAAGCTGTATGTAGAGTATTTGCAATAG
- a CDS encoding superoxide dismutase has translation MSNDILNRETPQVLPFLPYAENALEPVISAKTIGFHYGKHHKGYVDSLKKLVAETRYADMSLEKIISETEGKSDKTAIFNNAAQAWNHAFYWQSLRPKGGGGPASALQKKIEVSFGSLDACKKELLTAAGAQFGSGWVWLVLDSDMLKVVKTANAEVPMTMSMKPLLTIDVWEHAYYLDYQNRRADYVTAVLDSLINWDFAAENLGC, from the coding sequence ATGAGCAATGACATCTTGAATCGTGAAACCCCCCAGGTCTTGCCTTTTCTGCCCTACGCGGAAAACGCGCTTGAGCCCGTGATTTCCGCGAAGACGATCGGTTTTCATTACGGCAAGCATCACAAGGGTTATGTCGACAGCCTGAAAAAGCTGGTGGCCGAAACGCGGTATGCTGACATGAGCCTGGAGAAGATCATAAGCGAGACAGAAGGCAAGAGCGACAAAACCGCCATCTTCAACAACGCGGCGCAAGCATGGAACCACGCCTTCTACTGGCAAAGCCTGAGGCCGAAGGGCGGTGGTGGACCTGCCAGTGCGTTGCAGAAGAAGATCGAAGTATCCTTCGGTTCTCTCGACGCCTGCAAGAAAGAACTGCTGACAGCAGCCGGGGCGCAGTTCGGCAGCGGGTGGGTATGGCTTGTGCTGGACAGCGACATGCTCAAGGTTGTCAAAACCGCAAACGCGGAGGTGCCCATGACCATGAGCATGAAGCCGCTGCTGACCATCGACGTGTGGGAGCACGCCTATTATCTGGATTACCAGAACCGGCGCGCGGACTATGTCACGGCTGTTCTGGACTCGTTGATCAATTGGGATTTTGCGGCGGAAAATCTCGGCTGCTGA
- a CDS encoding amino acid ABC transporter ATP-binding protein, whose protein sequence is MTSSETIIDVKGLNKWYGDFHVLKNIDLKVHRGERIVICGPSGSGKSTLIRCMNRLERHQEGTIIVDGTELTGNVKGLEKIRREVGMVFQNFNLFPHMTVLENLTLAPIWVRKMPRREAEATAMHFLERVRIAEQAAKYPGQLSGGQQQRVAIARALCMNPNILLFDEPTSALDPEMIKEVLDVMVSLAEENMTMVCVTHEMGFARTVADRIIFMDGGEIVEQNSPEEFFSNPRYDRTRQFLSQILHH, encoded by the coding sequence ATGACTTCCAGCGAAACCATCATCGACGTGAAGGGTCTGAACAAGTGGTACGGTGACTTCCACGTCCTCAAGAATATTGACCTTAAGGTGCACAGGGGCGAACGAATCGTCATCTGCGGCCCGTCCGGGTCCGGCAAATCCACCCTTATCCGGTGCATGAACCGGCTGGAACGCCACCAGGAAGGGACCATCATCGTTGACGGCACCGAACTGACCGGCAACGTCAAAGGGCTGGAGAAAATCCGCCGAGAGGTGGGCATGGTGTTCCAGAATTTCAATCTGTTCCCGCACATGACAGTATTGGAGAACCTTACACTGGCTCCCATCTGGGTACGGAAGATGCCCAGAAGGGAGGCCGAAGCCACGGCCATGCATTTCCTGGAACGGGTGCGTATCGCCGAGCAGGCGGCCAAGTATCCAGGTCAGCTCTCGGGCGGCCAGCAGCAGCGCGTGGCCATTGCCCGGGCCCTGTGCATGAATCCGAACATCCTGCTTTTCGACGAACCCACTTCGGCCCTGGATCCGGAAATGATCAAGGAGGTTCTCGATGTCATGGTCTCCCTGGCCGAGGAAAACATGACCATGGTGTGCGTGACCCATGAAATGGGCTTCGCCCGGACCGTGGCCGACCGCATCATATTCATGGACGGCGGCGAGATCGTGGAACAAAATTCTCCGGAGGAATTTTTCTCCAATCCCCGCTACGACCGCACCAGACAGTTCCTCAGCCAGATCCTGCACCACTGA
- a CDS encoding amino acid ABC transporter permease, which produces MSELKTFIPSPDAPPPVAASGVLLWLRTNLFSGWFNSVLTVLAVLVLAKTIPPLISWAFTNAVWSGGPDACDGSGACWAFIADKARVMLIGTYPSELIWRPLAAAILFAGVIAATVSGRFGKRVLAGAWPMLFVAAVWLVGGGAGLAEVDQSMWGGLMLSLGLAAVGILFSVPFGILLALGRQSRMVGISSICIGFIELIRGVPLITILFMASVMMPLFLPVNLQINNLLRVQVGIILFSSAYIAEVVRGGLQAVPSGQLDAAKALGLSRWMITLFVVLPQALRYVLPSLIGRCIALFKDTSLVIIVGLLDFLGMVKAASQDQNWLGHEVEGYVFCAVIYWCICFGMSRYGRSLEKRGPQTKR; this is translated from the coding sequence ATGAGCGAACTCAAGACCTTCATCCCCTCGCCCGACGCCCCGCCGCCCGTTGCCGCCTCGGGCGTGCTCCTCTGGTTGCGGACCAATCTCTTTTCGGGCTGGTTCAACTCCGTGCTCACGGTGCTGGCTGTGCTGGTCCTGGCCAAGACCATTCCGCCTCTGATTTCCTGGGCGTTCACCAACGCCGTGTGGTCCGGCGGGCCCGATGCGTGCGACGGTTCGGGCGCGTGCTGGGCTTTCATCGCGGACAAGGCGCGGGTCATGCTGATTGGCACCTACCCGTCGGAGCTGATCTGGCGGCCCCTGGCGGCGGCCATCCTGTTCGCCGGCGTGATTGCGGCCACGGTCAGCGGTCGGTTCGGCAAGCGCGTATTGGCCGGAGCCTGGCCCATGCTCTTCGTGGCCGCCGTGTGGCTCGTGGGCGGTGGCGCCGGGTTGGCCGAGGTGGACCAGTCCATGTGGGGAGGGCTCATGCTTTCGCTGGGCCTGGCCGCGGTGGGCATCCTGTTCTCGGTGCCTTTCGGCATCCTCCTGGCCCTGGGACGGCAGTCCCGGATGGTCGGTATCAGCTCCATCTGCATCGGTTTCATCGAACTCATCCGGGGAGTGCCGCTCATCACCATCCTGTTCATGGCCTCGGTGATGATGCCGCTGTTTCTGCCCGTGAACCTCCAGATCAACAATCTGCTGCGGGTCCAGGTGGGCATCATCCTCTTTTCGTCGGCCTATATCGCCGAAGTGGTGCGCGGCGGCCTGCAGGCCGTGCCGAGCGGCCAACTCGACGCGGCCAAGGCCCTCGGGTTGTCCCGCTGGATGATCACCCTTTTCGTGGTCCTTCCCCAGGCCCTGCGTTACGTGCTTCCGTCCCTGATCGGGCGCTGCATAGCCCTGTTCAAGGATACCTCCCTGGTCATTATCGTGGGGCTCCTGGATTTTCTCGGCATGGTCAAGGCTGCCTCCCAGGATCAAAACTGGCTTGGCCACGAGGTCGAGGGTTATGTCTTCTGCGCCGTGATCTACTGGTGCATCTGCTTCGGCATGAGCCGATATGGCCGCAGCCTCGAAAAGCGCGGCCCCCAAACCAAAAGGTAA
- a CDS encoding amino acid ABC transporter permease translates to MSKLKEQLPALLTQVLVVGAIVYVALQLFHNTQANLEARNIASGFGFLSVEGGLPINDSLLPYTPADTYGRAFAMGILNTLFVSALSIVLATILGVIIGIARVSGNWLVAHLAAVYVEVLRNVPLLLTLFFCYSTLLAFLPSPRMSLVPFGDIFINNRGVYVPRPFFQDGMGWVILALVTAIAASVALVRVSKRMRDETGRGLHSGWISLGLIFGLPAAAYFLTGQPLDFDAPVLSGFNFKGGMVLRPEFSALLIGLVLYTAAFIGENVRSGIQSVDAGQLDAAKALGLSPGPIMRKVILPQTLRVCIPATTNDYTSLIKNSSLAVAIGYPDMVSIGGTIIGQNDQAIEIIGLWMAVYLTINLVVSLVMNWFNAKVQLVER, encoded by the coding sequence ATGTCCAAACTGAAAGAACAGTTGCCCGCTCTTTTGACCCAGGTCCTGGTGGTCGGAGCGATCGTCTACGTGGCCCTGCAGCTGTTCCACAACACCCAGGCCAACCTGGAGGCGCGCAACATCGCCTCGGGGTTCGGCTTCCTGTCCGTGGAGGGCGGCCTGCCCATCAACGACAGTCTGTTGCCCTACACCCCCGCCGACACCTACGGCCGGGCCTTCGCCATGGGCATCCTGAACACCCTGTTCGTGTCCGCCCTGTCCATCGTGCTGGCCACGATTCTCGGGGTCATCATCGGCATCGCGCGCGTATCGGGCAACTGGCTGGTGGCCCATCTGGCCGCCGTGTATGTGGAGGTGCTCAGAAACGTTCCGCTGCTGCTGACCCTGTTCTTCTGTTACTCCACGCTGCTGGCCTTCCTGCCGTCCCCGCGCATGAGCCTGGTTCCCTTTGGCGACATATTCATCAACAACCGGGGCGTGTACGTTCCCCGTCCGTTTTTCCAGGATGGCATGGGCTGGGTGATTCTGGCCCTGGTCACGGCCATCGCGGCCTCGGTGGCCTTGGTGCGCGTGTCCAAGCGGATGCGCGATGAAACCGGTCGCGGCCTGCATTCGGGGTGGATATCCCTCGGACTGATCTTCGGGCTTCCTGCGGCCGCGTATTTCCTCACCGGCCAACCGCTCGATTTCGACGCTCCCGTGCTCAGCGGGTTCAATTTCAAGGGCGGCATGGTGCTGCGGCCCGAATTTTCCGCCCTGCTTATCGGCCTGGTCCTGTATACCGCCGCCTTCATTGGCGAGAATGTGCGCAGCGGCATCCAGTCCGTGGACGCGGGCCAGCTGGACGCGGCCAAGGCCCTGGGGCTCAGTCCGGGACCGATCATGCGCAAGGTGATCCTGCCCCAGACCCTGCGTGTCTGCATCCCAGCCACCACCAACGATTACACCAGCCTGATCAAGAACAGCTCCCTGGCAGTGGCCATCGGGTATCCGGACATGGTCTCCATCGGCGGGACCATCATCGGCCAGAACGACCAGGCCATCGAGATCATCGGCCTGTGGATGGCGGTCTACCTGACCATCAACCTGGTCGTCTCTCTGGTCATGAACTGGTTCAACGCCAAGGTGCAGTTGGTGGAACGATGA
- a CDS encoding amino acid ABC transporter substrate-binding protein: protein MKTIGKLFLTLAVLAFVCTGAMAGTLEKVQKDGQLILGVSEGVAGFSAPDSNGRWAGFDVDMGRAVAAAVLKDPEAIKFVPLASKQKIVAVSSGQVDLSRGTTWTMKRDCKQGVDFTAVLFYDGQGFMVKKSLGVEKALDLDGGSVAVVSGTTSELNVADFARANGIKLETVVFESKKEAFNAYVAGRTDAFTTDVSQLASLRAGAANADQHIILPEVFSKEPLAPFVRHGDQQWKDLVTWILFGLIEAEEKGITQANVLEMKASSTDPLIQRMLGATGDTGSLLDLDNDWLVRAIQAVGNYGEMYDRNFGPKSALNIPRGYNNLWNKGGLIYAMPIR, encoded by the coding sequence ATGAAAACTATAGGCAAACTGTTTCTGACATTGGCCGTGCTTGCTTTTGTGTGCACCGGTGCCATGGCAGGCACTCTGGAAAAGGTGCAGAAGGATGGCCAGCTCATTCTGGGTGTCAGCGAAGGCGTGGCCGGTTTCTCCGCGCCGGACTCCAACGGTCGCTGGGCCGGTTTCGACGTGGACATGGGTCGCGCCGTGGCCGCTGCCGTGCTGAAGGACCCCGAAGCCATCAAATTCGTTCCTCTGGCTTCCAAGCAGAAGATCGTGGCCGTATCCTCCGGCCAGGTGGATCTGTCCCGTGGCACCACCTGGACCATGAAGCGCGACTGCAAGCAGGGCGTGGATTTCACTGCGGTCCTGTTTTACGATGGCCAGGGGTTCATGGTGAAGAAGAGCCTGGGCGTGGAAAAGGCCCTCGACCTTGACGGCGGTTCCGTGGCCGTGGTCTCCGGCACTACCTCCGAGCTGAACGTGGCCGACTTTGCCCGCGCCAACGGCATCAAGCTGGAAACCGTCGTCTTCGAGTCCAAGAAGGAGGCCTTCAACGCCTATGTGGCCGGCCGTACCGACGCCTTCACCACCGACGTCAGCCAGCTGGCATCCCTGCGCGCAGGCGCCGCCAATGCCGATCAGCACATCATCCTTCCCGAGGTTTTTTCCAAGGAACCCCTTGCTCCCTTCGTCCGTCACGGCGACCAGCAATGGAAGGATCTGGTCACCTGGATTCTTTTCGGCCTCATCGAAGCCGAGGAAAAGGGCATCACCCAGGCCAACGTCCTTGAGATGAAGGCTTCCTCCACCGATCCGCTGATCCAGCGCATGCTCGGCGCCACTGGCGACACCGGCTCCCTGCTCGACCTGGACAACGACTGGCTCGTCCGCGCCATCCAGGCCGTTGGCAACTACGGCGAGATGTACGACCGCAACTTCGGCCCCAAGAGCGCCCTGAATATCCCCCGAGGCTACAACAACCTGTGGAACAAGGGTGGTTTGATCTACGCCATGCCCATCCGCTAG
- a CDS encoding nucleoside deaminase, translating to MSNTKNAYSRTNTSFTLDLPDWAIEELNVLPTHFETVEARMAAVIEFSRRNFQSNTGGPFAAGIFERDSGRLVVIGVNRVMPFLCSSAHAEVMAISLAQKLLGVYDLGAPELPSHQLVVNWRPCAMCFGAVLWSGVRSLVIAGEGPELEEITGFDEGPVHPDWRAELSRRGIEVVEDVLRTEALEAYREFAASQSFVYNARLGVD from the coding sequence ATGTCGAATACGAAGAACGCATATAGCCGCACCAATACCAGTTTTACCCTGGATCTGCCTGACTGGGCCATCGAGGAACTCAATGTTCTGCCGACACACTTCGAGACCGTGGAGGCCCGGATGGCAGCGGTGATCGAGTTTTCGCGCCGCAATTTCCAGAGCAATACGGGCGGACCTTTCGCAGCGGGCATCTTTGAACGCGACTCGGGCAGACTCGTGGTGATCGGAGTCAACCGGGTGATGCCCTTTCTGTGTTCCTCGGCGCATGCGGAGGTCATGGCCATTTCCCTGGCGCAGAAACTGCTGGGAGTCTACGACCTGGGCGCCCCCGAGCTGCCGTCCCACCAGCTGGTGGTGAACTGGCGGCCCTGCGCCATGTGTTTCGGCGCGGTGCTGTGGTCGGGTGTCCGCTCGCTGGTGATTGCGGGCGAGGGGCCCGAGCTGGAGGAGATCACTGGATTTGACGAAGGCCCGGTCCATCCCGACTGGCGTGCCGAGCTGTCACGGCGCGGAATAGAAGTCGTGGAGGATGTCCTGCGGACGGAAGCCCTGGAAGCCTACCGGGAATTCGCCGCCAGCCAGTCGTTTGTCTACAATGCACGGCTCGGGGTGGACTGA
- a CDS encoding type II toxin-antitoxin system HipA family toxin, with translation MTESQTQNPQIIVSNQAGACGYEQALQVIRRLGLPMAAIEEQFRRMVFNIVARNQDDHVKNIAFLMDRTGKWSLSPAFDMTYSYRPNGQWTARHQMTLNGKRDGFSLDDFKACAQSASMKRGRAETIVAEVQGVVARWQDYADEAQVNPAQRDKIQAALRVEFIR, from the coding sequence ATAACCGAAAGCCAAACGCAAAATCCACAAATCATAGTTTCCAACCAGGCCGGCGCATGCGGCTATGAGCAGGCCTTGCAGGTCATCCGCCGACTGGGACTGCCGATGGCGGCCATCGAGGAGCAGTTCCGGCGGATGGTGTTCAATATCGTTGCCCGCAACCAGGATGACCACGTCAAGAACATTGCTTTTCTGATGGACCGGACGGGGAAATGGTCGCTCTCACCGGCGTTTGACATGACCTACAGCTATCGGCCAAACGGGCAATGGACAGCGCGCCACCAAATGACCCTGAATGGCAAACGGGATGGCTTCTCTCTGGACGATTTCAAGGCGTGCGCACAGAGCGCCTCGATGAAGCGCGGACGAGCGGAAACGATCGTTGCCGAAGTACAGGGCGTGGTTGCCCGCTGGCAGGACTATGCTGACGAGGCGCAGGTGAATCCGGCGCAGCGGGACAAGATTCAGGCAGCCTTGAGAGTGGAGTTCATTCGATGA
- a CDS encoding helix-turn-helix domain-containing protein produces the protein MTNHFHLLLETLDANLSKAMRQLNSVYTQAFNRRHGRVGHVLQGRFKAIVVEREAYLLELCRYVVLNAVRAGMVKDLGKYSWSSYRATAGLDKVPEFLSVDWILEHFGLDRKNVHLEYRRFIKAGMDAKDSPWDELKGQCFLGEDAFLEKLFPMLREKSALKDVPRTQRFADRPSLENILADSGSREVRDSAIAKACLEFGYTQAQVAAATGLHYSTVSRILRREESRFKI, from the coding sequence ATGACCAATCACTTCCACCTGCTTCTTGAAACCCTAGACGCCAATCTGTCCAAAGCCATGCGTCAGCTCAACAGCGTGTACACGCAGGCCTTCAATCGGCGGCATGGGCGGGTAGGGCATGTGCTGCAAGGGCGGTTCAAGGCCATTGTGGTGGAACGGGAGGCGTATCTTCTGGAACTGTGCCGCTACGTCGTGCTCAACGCCGTGCGGGCGGGGATGGTCAAGGACCTCGGGAAATATTCGTGGTCCAGCTACCGAGCTACCGCCGGACTCGACAAGGTGCCGGAGTTTCTTTCCGTGGACTGGATTCTGGAGCATTTTGGACTCGACCGGAAAAACGTCCACCTGGAATACCGGCGGTTCATCAAGGCGGGCATGGATGCAAAAGACTCCCCCTGGGATGAGCTCAAGGGCCAATGTTTTCTTGGGGAGGATGCGTTTCTCGAAAAACTATTCCCGATGCTCAGGGAGAAGAGCGCCCTCAAGGACGTGCCTCGTACCCAACGCTTCGCTGACCGCCCCAGCCTGGAGAACATCCTTGCGGACTCGGGGAGCAGGGAAGTGCGGGACAGCGCCATCGCCAAAGCGTGTCTCGAATTTGGTTATACCCAAGCCCAAGTGGCTGCCGCGACGGGACTTCATTATTCGACCGTGAGCAGGATTCTTCGGCGAGAAGAGTCAAGATTCAAGATCTGA